A single region of the Bacteroides luhongzhouii genome encodes:
- a CDS encoding ATP-binding protein: MKIRTTLTLQYAGLTAAVFFVFVMAVYYVSEHSRSNAFFRNLQSEAITKAHLFLKNQVDAQTMQSIYLNNQKFINEVEVAVYTTDFKILYHDALQNDIIKETPEMIKRILQRKNINFYVDEYQAIGLIYPFEGKDYVVTAAAYDGYGYANRDALRNMLVLLFIGGLSVLVVVGYILSRSTLKPIRNIVKEAEKITASHIDKRLPVKNKQDELGELSTTFNALLERLEKSFNSQKMFVSNVSHELRTPMAALIAELDLALLKERTSEQYQTAIGNALQDSHRIVNLIDGLLNLAKADYQSEQITMEEVRLDELLLDARKLVLKAHPDYHIELVFEQEAEEDNVLTVIGNSYLLTTAFVNLVENNCKYSSNRTSSVLIAYWEQWAVIRLSDNGVGMSDTDKEHLFKLFYRGENKNIASGNGIGMTLTQKIIHLHKGDLTVSSHKNEGTTFVVRLPHI; the protein is encoded by the coding sequence ATGAAGATCAGGACAACGTTGACTCTACAATATGCAGGGCTTACAGCTGCGGTATTTTTCGTGTTTGTAATGGCTGTCTACTATGTAAGTGAACATTCGCGTAGCAATGCTTTCTTTCGTAATCTTCAAAGTGAAGCTATAACCAAAGCACATTTATTCCTTAAAAATCAAGTAGATGCTCAAACCATGCAGTCTATTTACCTGAACAATCAGAAGTTTATTAATGAAGTAGAGGTTGCTGTCTATACAACAGATTTTAAAATATTATATCACGATGCTCTGCAAAATGATATTATCAAGGAAACACCGGAGATGATAAAGCGTATTTTGCAGCGGAAAAACATCAATTTCTACGTGGATGAATATCAGGCAATAGGACTGATATATCCGTTTGAAGGCAAAGACTATGTTGTTACTGCCGCGGCCTACGACGGTTATGGATACGCCAACCGGGATGCCTTAAGAAATATGCTTGTTCTATTATTTATCGGAGGATTGAGTGTATTGGTGGTTGTAGGTTATATCCTGTCGCGAAGCACTTTAAAACCGATACGTAACATAGTGAAAGAAGCGGAGAAAATCACAGCATCACATATTGATAAAAGATTACCCGTAAAAAACAAACAAGATGAACTGGGAGAATTGAGTACAACATTCAATGCTTTGCTGGAACGTCTGGAAAAGTCTTTCAACTCGCAAAAGATGTTTGTCAGTAATGTATCTCATGAATTGCGTACCCCCATGGCAGCCCTTATAGCCGAACTGGATTTAGCTTTATTGAAAGAACGAACCTCTGAGCAATATCAGACAGCTATCGGCAATGCACTGCAAGATTCCCATCGGATTGTTAATCTGATTGACGGATTATTGAACCTGGCAAAAGCCGACTATCAGTCGGAACAAATAACAATGGAAGAAGTCCGTCTGGACGAACTGTTGCTGGATGCCAGAAAACTAGTCTTAAAAGCCCATCCGGATTATCACATCGAATTAGTATTCGAGCAGGAAGCCGAAGAGGATAATGTACTGACAGTTATCGGAAACAGCTATTTGCTGACTACTGCCTTTGTAAATTTGGTGGAGAATAACTGCAAGTATTCTTCGAACCGGACTTCATCAGTCCTGATAGCCTATTGGGAGCAATGGGCCGTCATTCGCTTGTCTGATAACGGGGTAGGCATGTCTGATACGGATAAGGAACACCTGTTCAAACTGTTTTATCGTGGAGAAAACAAAAATATAGCTTCCGGGAATGGTATAGGCATGACCTTGACACAGAAGATTATTCACCTTCACAAAGGTGATCTCACCGTATCTTCCCATAAGAATGAAGGCACTACCTTTGTGGTGAGACTCCCGCATATCTAA
- a CDS encoding TlpA family protein disulfide reductase — protein sequence MKHCYFFLIITSLLLAGCGQKDRAKSQFESSVQTEESYSLAKEYIKEAVITGKVLNRDFYPQEKELTLIIPFFGKMENQYRTPIQEDGSFSFRFPVYAKLREVSIRNYAEHLYIHPGDSIHVEIDFKDLFHPKVTGDAEKLNQEILTFTESAYYYIKNYSINPNLNIKDFEAELKKEYDFRLERRNEYLTKYKPMKDVTLFTEELLKQDYYYALLSYGNQCQFKTRKEMDRYHKLLPAINKLYNKGILSARLYDIADEVERYIAYGITYKDKKNPSVEEIMSAVGENELNQYIYTKMAVGSLNANDTLALTTRHTQFDSIVKMPHLRAQVMQIYNQTKSYLENPQPVSNNLLYGEFHENSKLKTSMPYMEPIYNILEKNHGKVIYFDFWARWCPPCLAEMEPLKQLRSKYSTKDLVIYSICVSEPKEEWEECLNEYSLKNRGIECIYASDYFGKDNLQKIRKQWKIDRMPYYLLINRKGQIVDFGTTARPSNPQFVSRIEEAVKDSK from the coding sequence ATGAAACACTGTTATTTCTTTCTGATAATAACCTCTTTGTTATTAGCCGGATGCGGGCAAAAAGACCGGGCAAAATCTCAATTCGAATCATCTGTACAGACAGAAGAAAGTTATTCGTTAGCAAAAGAATATATTAAAGAAGCTGTTATCACAGGAAAAGTGTTGAACCGGGATTTTTATCCTCAAGAAAAGGAATTAACTCTCATCATTCCATTTTTTGGGAAAATGGAAAATCAATATCGTACCCCCATACAAGAAGATGGCTCATTTTCATTCCGCTTTCCGGTTTATGCGAAATTAAGAGAAGTTTCCATTCGCAATTATGCGGAACATTTGTATATCCACCCGGGAGATAGCATACATGTGGAAATAGACTTCAAAGATCTTTTTCATCCCAAAGTGACAGGCGATGCAGAAAAACTGAATCAAGAAATACTGACATTCACAGAAAGCGCTTACTATTACATAAAGAATTATAGTATAAACCCGAATTTGAATATTAAGGATTTTGAGGCTGAATTAAAGAAGGAATATGACTTTCGTTTGGAACGGAGAAACGAGTATCTGACGAAGTATAAGCCAATGAAAGATGTTACGTTATTTACTGAAGAGTTACTGAAACAGGATTATTATTACGCTTTGTTATCCTATGGTAACCAATGCCAGTTTAAAACAAGAAAAGAAATGGATCGGTATCATAAACTTCTGCCTGCAATCAATAAACTTTATAATAAAGGGATTCTTTCGGCACGTTTATATGATATTGCCGATGAGGTAGAACGTTATATAGCTTATGGGATAACATACAAAGATAAAAAAAATCCATCTGTAGAAGAGATTATGTCGGCAGTAGGAGAGAATGAACTGAACCAGTATATATATACCAAAATGGCAGTTGGCTCTTTGAATGCAAATGATACACTTGCTTTAACAACGAGGCACACGCAGTTTGATTCGATTGTAAAAATGCCGCATTTGCGTGCACAAGTGATGCAGATATATAATCAGACTAAATCTTACTTGGAAAATCCGCAACCAGTTTCCAATAATTTATTATATGGTGAGTTTCACGAAAACTCAAAGCTAAAAACATCTATGCCTTACATGGAACCCATCTATAATATACTTGAGAAGAATCACGGAAAAGTAATCTATTTCGATTTTTGGGCTAGGTGGTGTCCACCATGCCTAGCAGAAATGGAACCTTTAAAACAATTGCGGAGTAAGTATTCCACCAAAGACCTGGTCATATATTCCATATGTGTAAGTGAACCCAAGGAAGAATGGGAAGAATGTCTGAATGAGTATTCATTGAAAAACCGGGGAATTGAATGTATTTATGCATCTGATTATTTTGGAAAAGATAACTTACAGAAAATTCGCAAACAATGGAAAATAGATAGAATGCCCTATTATTTGTTGATTAATAGAAAAGGGCAAATTGTAGATTTTGGAACTACGGCACGCCCCAGCAATCCACAATTTGTATCTCGAATTGAAGAGGCTGTAAAAGACAGCAAATAA
- a CDS encoding response regulator transcription factor, translating to MYTILIIEDEPRVASLLMNGLEENGYQTMVAYDGLMGLRLFQTHTFDLVISDIVLPKMDGFELAKEIRKTNPNIPILMLTALGSTNDKLDGFDAGADDYMVKPFDFRELNARIKVLLKRVAGNAQELPQELVYADLRIDLQRKDVERNGISIKLSPKEYNLLLYMVENAERVLSRVEIAEKVWNTHFDTGTNFIDVYINYLRKKIDRDFEPKLIHTKAGMGFILTDKL from the coding sequence CCCGGGTTGCAAGTTTGCTGATGAACGGACTGGAGGAAAATGGCTATCAGACAATGGTGGCTTATGACGGATTGATGGGGTTACGGCTTTTTCAAACGCATACATTCGATCTGGTTATATCTGACATCGTTCTGCCTAAGATGGACGGATTTGAACTGGCGAAAGAAATTCGCAAAACCAATCCCAATATTCCTATATTGATGTTGACGGCATTAGGATCGACGAACGATAAACTGGACGGCTTCGACGCCGGTGCAGACGATTACATGGTGAAACCTTTTGATTTCAGAGAGTTAAATGCTAGAATCAAAGTGCTGTTGAAACGTGTGGCAGGTAATGCACAGGAATTACCACAGGAACTTGTTTATGCAGATTTACGTATTGATCTTCAACGGAAAGACGTAGAACGGAATGGTATATCCATTAAACTTTCTCCTAAAGAATACAACCTGTTGTTATATATGGTAGAAAATGCTGAAAGAGTATTGAGCAGGGTTGAAATAGCGGAGAAAGTATGGAATACCCATTTTGATACAGGAACGAATTTTATAGATGTATATATCAACTATCTCCGCAAAAAGATAGACCGGGATTTTGAACCGAAACTTATTCATACCAAAGCCGGAATGGGTTTCATACTGACTGATAAATTATGA
- a CDS encoding IS256 family transposase: protein MKEKNQVVPDEVLSKEFLSQFKTEADVSKFLKQLHAQVLEKMLEGEMDVHLGYEKNSVAGNNTGNSRNGSYPKKIQTEHGESVISIPRDRNGQFEPIAVPKHESRGLSIEKLVISLYAKGMSVSDIEEEMREIYEIELSTSAISIITNKVNQAAQEWQNRPLDPVYLIAWMDGIVFKVRDNGKIINKTVYLCVGLKQNGLKEVLGMWVGKSESSSFWMGVLTDLKARGVQNILITCTDNLNGFTDTIRTVFPQSSTQICVVHQIRNSCKYVVYKDKKEFTADMKNIYNAPNKEVAAAELDNLEKKWGGKYPYAILSWRNNWDDLTVFFQFPLEIRKIIYTTNLIENLNGKIRKYTKSKLSFPSDDAVKKTVYLSLMEIEKKWTQPIHNWGLIMNQFMLIFENRIQI, encoded by the coding sequence ATGAAAGAAAAGAATCAAGTAGTGCCTGATGAGGTATTAAGCAAGGAGTTCCTTAGCCAGTTCAAAACAGAAGCCGATGTGAGCAAGTTTCTTAAACAGTTGCATGCCCAAGTACTGGAGAAAATGCTTGAGGGTGAAATGGATGTCCATTTGGGCTATGAGAAGAATTCTGTGGCAGGAAATAACACCGGCAATTCCCGAAATGGCAGTTATCCGAAGAAAATCCAAACCGAACATGGAGAGTCTGTCATCTCTATTCCGCGTGACCGTAACGGCCAGTTTGAACCGATAGCAGTTCCAAAACATGAGAGCCGTGGACTTTCAATAGAAAAGCTTGTTATCTCCCTATATGCCAAAGGAATGAGCGTTTCTGATATAGAAGAAGAGATGCGTGAGATTTATGAAATAGAACTCTCAACATCAGCCATTTCCATCATTACAAATAAGGTAAATCAGGCTGCTCAGGAATGGCAGAACCGTCCTTTGGATCCGGTTTATCTGATAGCCTGGATGGACGGTATCGTCTTCAAGGTACGTGATAACGGCAAGATCATAAACAAGACCGTTTATCTTTGTGTCGGGCTGAAACAGAACGGCCTGAAAGAAGTCCTCGGCATGTGGGTCGGCAAATCGGAAAGTTCTTCTTTCTGGATGGGCGTCCTGACTGATTTAAAAGCACGTGGAGTGCAGAATATACTGATTACCTGTACCGACAATTTGAATGGATTTACGGACACCATTCGAACCGTATTCCCTCAATCATCCACTCAGATCTGTGTGGTACATCAGATCAGAAACTCGTGTAAATATGTCGTGTATAAGGACAAAAAAGAGTTTACGGCAGATATGAAGAATATCTATAATGCACCCAACAAAGAGGTGGCTGCAGCAGAGCTTGATAATCTGGAAAAGAAGTGGGGAGGAAAGTATCCTTATGCCATACTTTCATGGAGAAACAACTGGGATGATCTGACGGTTTTCTTCCAGTTTCCATTGGAAATCAGAAAAATAATCTATACCACAAATCTTATTGAAAATCTCAACGGAAAAATCAGAAAGTACACGAAATCAAAGCTTTCATTCCCTTCGGATGATGCCGTGAAGAAAACTGTATATCTGTCACTGATGGAGATTGAGAAGAAATGGACGCAGCCAATTCATAACTGGGGATTGATTATGAACCAATTTATGCTTATTTTTGAAAACAGAATACAGATATAA
- the mgtA gene encoding magnesium-translocating P-type ATPase, producing MVWKKKLRSSQYTFNSEKVFLVATQPGKLIYSYLQTTKLGLTLGEVQERQSVYGRNEVVHEQKKNPFILFIKTFINPFIGVLTGLAIISLFLDVLMAEPGEQEWTGVIIISSMVLFSAILRFWQEWRASEATDSLMKMVKNTCLAKRAGEQEEEIDITELVPGDIVYLAAGDMVPADIRIIDSKDLFISQASLTGESEPIEKFPEIQGQQYRKGSVTELDNICYMGSNVISGAAKGIVFETGNKTYLGTIARSLVGHRATTAFDKGISKVSFLLIRFMLVMVPFVFFVNGFTKGDWFEAFIFAISVAVGLTPEMLPMIVTANLSKGAIAMSKKKTIVKNLNAIQNFGAMDILCTDKTGTLTCDKIVLEKYINADGSDDNSKRILRHAYFNSYFQTGLRNLMDKAILSHVRDLSLEHLKNDYTKVDEIPFDFTRRRMSVVIEDRQGKRQIITKGAVEEVLDVCSYAEFNGQIHPLTDALKIKAKMISEEMNQQGMRVLAVSQKSFIEKDCNFAIEDEKEMVLIGYLAFLDPPKPSAAEAIEQLYAHGVAVKILSGDNDIVVKAIARQVGIDTSHFLTGIEIENMDETALKEAVKHTTLFSKLTPLQKTQIISLLQEQGNTVGFLGDGINDAGALRQSDIGISVDSAVDIAKESADIILLEKDLMVLEDGVLEGRKTFGNINKYIKMTASSNFGNMFSVMFASAFLPFLPMMPIHLLIQNLLYDISQTTIPFDRMDPEFLKKPRKWDASDLSRFMIYVGPISSIFDIITYLVMWYVFSCNSPEHQTLFQTGWFVEGLLSQTLIVHMIRTRKIPFIQSRATWPVMGLTFLIMAIGILIPFTAFGRSIGLTALPLSYFPWLIGILLSYCILTQFVKNWYIKKFVRWL from the coding sequence ATGGTATGGAAGAAAAAACTGCGTTCATCACAGTACACATTCAATTCAGAAAAAGTATTTTTGGTTGCCACACAACCTGGTAAGTTAATCTATTCATACTTGCAGACAACAAAGCTGGGATTAACGCTGGGAGAAGTGCAGGAACGACAGTCCGTTTATGGAAGAAACGAAGTGGTACATGAACAGAAAAAGAATCCGTTTATACTATTTATCAAAACCTTTATCAATCCTTTCATTGGTGTTCTGACCGGACTTGCCATTATATCCTTGTTTCTGGATGTACTGATGGCTGAACCCGGAGAACAAGAATGGACGGGAGTCATCATCATCTCATCCATGGTACTGTTCAGTGCTATCCTGCGTTTTTGGCAGGAATGGAGAGCAAGTGAAGCTACGGATTCTTTAATGAAAATGGTAAAAAACACTTGTCTTGCCAAACGTGCCGGTGAACAGGAAGAAGAAATCGATATAACGGAACTCGTTCCGGGAGATATAGTGTATTTGGCAGCCGGAGACATGGTTCCCGCTGATATTCGGATCATCGACTCAAAAGACTTGTTCATCAGCCAGGCTTCATTGACAGGTGAATCCGAACCGATAGAAAAGTTTCCGGAGATACAGGGGCAACAGTATCGAAAAGGAAGCGTTACCGAGTTGGACAATATTTGTTATATGGGTTCCAATGTGATTAGTGGAGCAGCAAAAGGGATTGTCTTTGAAACAGGGAACAAAACATATTTGGGTACAATCGCAAGGAGTCTGGTGGGGCATCGTGCTACTACAGCTTTTGATAAAGGCATAAGTAAGGTTAGCTTTTTATTGATTCGCTTCATGCTGGTTATGGTTCCATTTGTATTTTTCGTGAATGGCTTTACGAAAGGGGATTGGTTTGAGGCCTTCATATTCGCCATATCCGTTGCGGTTGGTCTTACCCCGGAAATGTTACCGATGATTGTGACTGCCAACCTTTCCAAAGGAGCGATAGCCATGTCCAAAAAGAAAACAATCGTAAAGAATCTCAATGCCATTCAGAATTTTGGAGCGATGGACATACTCTGCACTGACAAAACCGGTACATTGACCTGCGATAAAATTGTATTGGAGAAATATATCAATGCGGATGGCAGTGATGATAACAGTAAACGTATTCTTCGTCATGCGTACTTTAACAGTTATTTCCAAACCGGTTTAAGGAACCTGATGGATAAAGCGATTCTTTCTCATGTAAGAGATTTGAGTCTGGAACATTTAAAGAATGACTACACCAAAGTGGATGAAATACCTTTCGACTTTACACGCAGAAGAATGTCTGTTGTAATAGAAGACAGGCAGGGGAAACGGCAAATCATCACTAAAGGAGCAGTAGAAGAGGTTCTCGATGTCTGTTCCTATGCCGAGTTCAACGGGCAGATTCATCCTTTGACTGATGCTTTGAAAATCAAGGCAAAGATGATTAGTGAAGAAATGAATCAGCAGGGGATGAGAGTGTTGGCAGTCTCCCAAAAAAGTTTTATCGAGAAAGATTGTAATTTCGCCATCGAAGATGAAAAAGAAATGGTACTGATCGGGTATCTTGCTTTTCTTGATCCTCCGAAACCTTCTGCTGCCGAAGCCATTGAACAGTTATATGCGCATGGAGTAGCAGTGAAAATTCTATCGGGAGATAATGATATCGTAGTGAAAGCTATTGCCCGGCAGGTAGGTATTGATACCAGTCATTTTCTTACCGGGATAGAAATAGAGAATATGGACGAAACAGCATTGAAAGAAGCGGTAAAACATACCACTTTATTTTCAAAACTGACACCGCTGCAGAAGACACAAATCATCTCTCTGTTGCAGGAACAAGGAAATACGGTAGGTTTTTTGGGAGATGGAATCAATGATGCAGGTGCATTGCGTCAGTCGGACATTGGTATATCAGTCGACTCTGCTGTGGATATAGCAAAAGAAAGCGCAGATATTATCTTGTTGGAAAAAGATTTGATGGTATTGGAAGATGGGGTACTCGAAGGAAGAAAGACATTCGGCAATATCAATAAGTACATAAAGATGACTGCCAGTTCCAATTTTGGTAATATGTTCAGTGTGATGTTTGCCAGTGCATTCCTGCCGTTTCTGCCCATGATGCCGATACATCTATTGATCCAGAACTTATTGTATGACATATCGCAGACCACCATTCCTTTTGACCGTATGGACCCGGAGTTCCTGAAGAAACCCCGTAAATGGGATGCGTCCGATCTAAGTCGTTTTATGATTTATGTAGGTCCCATCAGTTCTATCTTTGATATTATAACATATCTGGTCATGTGGTACGTATTTAGCTGCAACAGCCCCGAACATCAGACACTGTTTCAAACCGGATGGTTTGTGGAAGGTTTGTTATCACAGACATTGATTGTCCACATGATACGTACCCGCAAGATACCGTTCATACAAAGCCGTGCCACATGGCCTGTGATGGGACTGACCTTCTTAATCATGGCAATAGGTATTCTTATTCCTTTCACCGCTTTCGGGCGTTCCATCGGATTGACAGCTCTTCCTTTGAGCTATTTCCCCTGGCTGATTGGAATTTTGCTCTCTTATTGCATTTTGACGCAGTTCGTGAAGAACTGGTATATCAAGAAGTTTGTGCGTTGGTTATAG